A segment of the Crassostrea angulata isolate pt1a10 chromosome 10, ASM2561291v2, whole genome shotgun sequence genome:
aTCAGAAGCACATTTATTGAAACAATATGAACAATTAAAACAGTCAAAATCATGCACATAAGAGTCCCTTCtcttaaaaattatattgagCAAACTGGTTATTCTAGTTAATTTGGAAAAGAGTTTTCTTTACATAATCACTTATTAAAAACAGATTATtgcatcaaattaaatatacatttgtattccctgtaataaaaaaaaataacataatctCATAAATTTGTTCAATCCTATGGTAAATACTGGTCATGCACGGATCTAGAGGGGTCCGAATCCTCcctggaaaaataaaatttattaaatttttgcaaatttaataaattttaattgcacttaCTGAAaatagtcccccccccccccccccccccgcaatcACATTTATCcctcagccccccccccccctcccaaaactGGAAATTTGTTTCTGGATCTGCACATGCtggtacatgcatgtataataGAACAccttttataagatttttttttcacccaTGCACTTCACTCTTTATCTTCTAATTTGTACCAAAGCTGCTTTCTCCAAGAAGTAAATGTGATGTAACTTGAGAGAAGATCATTGAGGGATATACCTACTGtgttaaatagaaaatatcCAGCTACTACTATCTGAGTGTCAAATGACCAAATATAACGAGACATCACTCTGTGTTAATTTGGGAACagcatcaaaacaaaggattaCTATACATTATAACACAATGATACACTGTCAAATTACTATATTATGATTATCATTACCGATATATTGACATGCACAAAAGGACACTTTCCTTTCATACATGTGTAGTGTTATATGCTGCTATAAACCTTCACTTTCTTGAACTGTACGACAATAAACTAAATGCTTGTATGTCTTTGAGGTCCCCAGATTCAATAAATCTGATCTTATGTATATTTGTGTGTGTGCATCTGGTAAATattattttggtaaataaataataaaaataatatttgccCCTCAAATCTTTGTGaaacataattcatttgaaAGCATTAAAGTTTCAAATGCCTTAAGTGTGATATGTCTATATCAACTTTACAatagtacatatatatatataactgacCATGATACAACTTTAACATACTTAACTAATACAGACACATGCTCATATTAAAAGTATAGTAAAATAAACTGAGTTTGAGCTTTCATTGTGGGGGCTTTCATTGTATTAATTATATCAAGATCATAAAACCCAGTACACTTTTTGCATGcatataaatatatgcatgcatattGTCCTTCACAAGATTCACAGCACATTGTAGAGAACTTATACATAGAAATTTCACTTTcgattgattaaaaaaaaaattaaataatatatatttaaattgatattgaagGCAACAACACATTTACTATGTCACAGTTAGAAAGGTTGACCTGTTATGTACACATAAAAGATTGGCAGTGGTTGTTCACAAAGTATGTGGTGTCATAGCAACAACTAATACTGTACCTGGCTGTCAACCAATCACTAGAGTTCTAATATACAAAACATGGGAATGTCAGATAAAACTCATCTGATGAAATTAGAACTACAAATGTATAATATTGACTTTAGTATACCTATATCAACTCTATCTTTTATAGACAGGAGTTTTCAATTTACAcatgatttataaaagaaacaccatgaaatgattaaattttcttCATCAGATGCTGCAACTTGCTGATGGAACAAAGAATTATACATGGAACTACATGCTTGTCAAATCAAAAGGGGTAAAAATAATAAAGCCACATGAACAGATTTGTCTGTAATGACTTCTCTACTTGGCCTGTAAAATATTCTGTGGAAAACAGTgcatataaaagtaaattaagCACGTGTCACCAAAGGGAAGTAATCACAGCTGTGCAGTAGCTATAGCTGTTGTGTGTGCAAACTGTGCAAATGATCTTGCATTCAccaaaagaatataaaataaaaagctctaatatataattggaaaaaagtttacagaaaTGATTGTATCAGAATGTATATTAATGTATGTATTGTAACAATCGCTCAGACTTACTTGGACCGTAAGATCCCGCTCCGAGTCTTCATTGAGGCGGAATGTGTCTGGACTGGGTCCTCTGCAAGGTTGCTGTTGGTTCTTGCAAGAATTTCATCAAATTGCTTTCTGGGTAAACCtttcaaagaaaatgtttcaaTAATTAACACTCCAGGGATGGAAAGTAACTACTTATAAAGAAAATGCAACTGAAGATAATTGTCATTCAGATATCACTgtatggaaaataaaaatgcaaatattgttAGAATATTAAATAATGCTATAATTATACAAACTATTAAGCAGaaactaaattaaaagaaaaatttaataaatcaattaacatTCAAACGTGCTCATTATGAcccaaaatgtcaattttttatgGATATAAACCCTCTGAGGAAAGTATATGGTAGCTTtggtaattaattaaattaatcaatGTGAAAAATCAGCCAAATTTGGTGCCTGCAGTgataattatcttaattaatgtaaaaaaaaatcatttttatttatgtgcatttaattaaacttattaatatacaaaaatgatatatttgaaaatacatcTCTATTAGCTATAAATTCACTTTCCTTCAGCTTTAATCATGACtttttggatgaaaaaaaatcttattcctTATGATTGTACTACAGCTTAAGTACAGTAACTTAAAACACACATAGTAAATGTTAAATCTCCAAAATCCATAGATACTGGTTACTATTGGAATGATAAAGGGATTACAAGGTTAAGTCTTGCTAAACAATAGTATGTTACTATATATACACCACATATACCAACAAACGTACACTTTCACTATATTTTTGACAAGAATTAGACAACACCAATTAACCCTTGAGAATAGTACTACTTCAAAGGACCTTTACTGAGAAAACATTCTACAGCAGACTTCAATTAAATTATTCCACACAGTaacacaaaaatgaaataataccaGTATAAATTGATGATTAAATCAAGTTTTAATTAATCAACTTTTGTTTGAACATTCAAAACATTAGGTTACTGCAGACGACAGAAACTAGGTACAGGGTTGCTCCAAAATCTCGTCAGATTCTGAGAGATTTAAATATTATGCAAAAGTCTACCTACATATACAAAGAAGTCTACAACAGATTAAGGATAATTTTTGGTCATGCTTTTCTCACCTTTCATCATTAGTCCTGCAAACAATATACTAAATATACTACAGTCCTTGTACGATTGTCATACACATGCATATGGTAACACAGTTACGCTGAACTCATTTTACTTCAAATTAATTCACAAAATGGGGTTTAACACATGACTcgatattaaaaatattcaagggaTTTAGATAAAGATCCTAAACTCATTACTGTTTTGGTGTATTATAcaagtgaaaataaaataaagttcacAAATAATTAGATtagaaaaacatttataatatataatttaaaaaattctgtcaTGATAACTGTGTTTTCTGTTTGAGGAATTCACAGAAGACAATATGTAGTATTAACTTAAAGTTGTCATCATGCAGTGTTATAGATGTCACAATGTTTTCAATCCTGCtttcataaataataattaacacCCTTATTAATTTCCCTTACTTATCAGCATGAATTTGGAATTCCCCAGTTAAATTTACAAAGTATATGTTCTAAATTATGAagatattgtttatttaaaagcaCATTGGTGAAAACATTGTCCATATATGAATGCATGCAAATATATCTTTTAGTATATGTCCTTTTTTACAAGTATGGTACATGCAATTCTGCACATGTCTATTTTTGTGGCCAGAAACTGAAAGTAACTATCTAATCTATACATCTATCTATATAATATCTCTCCCCAACTTTTTATTCCATatcaaaagacaaaaaaacCATGACACTATATGAAGTACCTGTATTCAATCTATATAATCATTTCAAGTTGCGATCTATAATCTCTTTGTTATTTGCTTTCAATAAAACCCTTCCATCCTCTGAACTACTATAGTTATGTTGTTAATTAAGTGCGCCCTTTTTTTCACTGAAAACTGTGAGATTGGAAAAGTGGTTCACTTCATCTTCATTATGTGTCAGTAATTAGTGTCTGGTTTATCAGCTGTCCAATGTGAGTGTTTAATGGTCATTTCAATTCTGTAACAACTGGGTATGGTTTACTTCAAAAAGGGGGAGAAAATTGATCCTTACTTTTATTGCTCATAGCTGACAATGAAAATTTAACTTGCATGTTCATTTTCTAAAAGAATGGGTAATTTTGAGACCAACTACAATTCTTCCAAACATATATGTTATGAAGTATGCTCATAACACTTTGTGTTCAGCATAAGCCTTGAGTAGTTTACTTCCTTTCcactaaataaatatttcatgctTTCTTTTTATCAAACTACAGCTCATGAACTCTGTTCCTACACTGTAAACGTGGAGACAGACACAGGGTGGGGGGAGACAGCAGGTAGAATATGTTGAACTAGCCACAAGCATATAGGGATACCTTTTTTAAATGCAGATTATTATCTGGAAATATAGGTGGACAATTAATGGTCATGAACCATAAATATACATTaagaaaattacaaaaacatgcTTATACACTTTCGTCTTTCACAAGTGTCTATCTAAGAACTTACCCGGCATCATGTACCCTGGAATCTTGTGTGGGGGGCGGGGATGATCTTTGACAGGGGGAAGTTCCCGTAATAATGCTCCTGTCACAAAGCAGTCAAGATTGTTAgcaaaaatacaatgtataaatatcagggtatatgtacatgtatatggaagcAGTTCTATCactattaataaaatttaaacaacatGCAAGgtaattttatcttttattcttaaaaagttCATAAGTTTGCAATTGAAACAATCATTTAACTATGCATAGAAAAACTACATGAAAAAATCCGTTCCAATGAAATTCTGGCCATTAAGAATCTGGATCATTCTCTCACCATCACCAAACTCCCCACTTCCTTTCCTCAAGTTTTCTTCCCTTCGCTTCTTCTGCACTTCTCTGGCATCATGCCAATTGTGTAGAAATCGTCTGGAAGTCTCACTGATTTCTTTGCCATCTAGCACATCTAGAAAGGAAGGGGATGAGTTTCAATATGATACACATGTGAAAACCCTAATGAGGTCTatgaaaattcagaaaaagaTTACAGCTGCGAGTCTGATACAATCATTTCTGTAAACTACAACAACAGAAGATCTGAAGATAGTTTTGCAGTTATGAGCACAGGCTGTCTAAATAATGACAGTGAAAAAATCAATACTTTCACCCCCTACTTTAATGCACCGATACAAAACTTactataaaatttatttcttaccAATATTTTTGGCCATTACGATGACTCGGTCTCTGTACTTTGCCTTGTGACAGAGAGGATTACCCATCAGATCTAACCTCCACAGCCTGAACATCCCACCGATGACATGAGCCAGCTCTTTCATATCCGTCAGTAAATTGTCATTGGCATGTAACTGATACAAATTGCGTAAGCATTCAATGTCTCTAATACTGTCTAGGTTATTTCCTGCAATGTTTAGCACTTGTAGTGAActctggaaaaaaaacccaaagaatcatgatgaaaattaaaaatctttgtcAGAATGAAAGGAGATCAGTTCCAGTACAATACACATGTGAAAGCCCTCATAAGGTTTAAGTAGAATTTTCTTAATGTGAAtgtattgaaaaatcaaaaaaaaaattaacataaaaatgaaaatctctGAGAACTATTGTTTGATGCTTTTTTAGTCTTTGGCAAAAAAGATAACATATCATTAGTAGCTGAATACCTTCTCTGATAAAATACAAGAGCTTtggctgtttggttttttttggacaAGAAATGGACATCTGtagatattatttaaaatgtcacCCTAAATTCTCCATACTGCATTTGAAGGAAAACAATTTATCTTGGGATTGTTTGTTACATCAACAATTATTGAAAACCTTAAAAACCTACAGAAATAGCTCGCATGGTTCGTGGATCAAACAGAAGTTTCTCTCCAGGTGGCATCCTCTGATTCTCTATATGTAGTTCCTGGAGGTTCTCCAGTTTGTCTAAGCCTTCTATGACAGTGATACAATTTCCTCCAAGGTATCTAATAAAGTTAATTACggacatgtaaaaataaaagatttaaacTCACCGATTGCTATCAAGAATATTACTGttttactcccccccccccccacccctcctCTTTCAGTTCCCCACTTACAGTTTAGTCAGCCTTGTTAAAGGTGAGAGATTTTCTATCTTGTGAATGTCATTATTCTGTAGGTATAGCATGGTCAGATGCTGATTATGATGTAAAGTTGGAATCCTTAACAGTTGATTGTCATACAAGTACAAAACTGTCAAGTTCCTGCACATCGACAAATCTTCTCCCTAAAGATTAATAAACAATAAGtggataaaataatatattcaaaaagtcacaataagataaaattaacaGAATGTTGTCTTTAGGTATCAGATATGAAAAGTATGTATATGTCGTTGTTAATTAATTACCACTTCATCAATGCATCTGTCTTCCAGATACAGATGGGTGAGTCGTTTTAGGTATTGTTGCATTGATTCATCTCGCTTCTTCTTGGTGTACCCTGAGGTACCCCGAGCAATAAGGTCTAGTGTCAATTTCACCATTTTGGACTAGACATGTTGTTTACATTACTCTTTGGTCTTTGATTGTCTCTTCCGATGTGGTTAGGGCTACATGTTACATTAAAACTatgaaaaaatgttaaccaaTATTAAACCAATGCCATTTagatacattgtttttatttttgttttgtttttttatacaaaggATTTGTTCTATGCGATTTTGACAGAAGAGCATAGTCACATGGGCTGTTGCTACGTCTGGTTGCTATATGGTTTAGTTAGCTTTTCGACCACTAAACTCAAATTTTTTGTAACAACAACCCTGCTTTGAATGAATTAATAATCTAGAAATGAAaggatttatgttttaaaataatataaagacAAACCTTCCCTGGCAGCAAACATAAACCAGTTCGACAAGCGTTTACATGATGAATGAAGTCCGCACCAAATAACTTTTATAATCCGAACTTTTCAATAAGCATAtcagttttacttttttcttgctttaaaataatatacccATGTGTTAGGATTTACAGACGTAAAAAAAGAATGGAAAATTTGTTGAAGAATTGATAATTTTAACGTGACAGGAACGCagtgagaaaaaagaaaaatggcgTCTGCCAAGGGTGGATTGTTGGCACGTTCCGATTTTCCTCTGTATGCTGTCAAAGCCCTTGACGAACGTCATTTTCTTGTTGCTGGTGGTGGCGGAGCAGCTAAAACAGGCATCGCTAATGCAATTGTAAGGAACTTTTAATTCTGTATTACATTTAATTCATTGAATTGTTATTGCAGTATGGATGCAGTGTGGTTCGAATTTCCTCTTATGGTACATATTACACATGGCAAAAGAATAGACACGCTTTTCATTGCAGTTAATCGCAATTTCCTATGTGataaattatgtaatattttatctTGAACTATGTTTGCCTTTTTAATTCAGAAGAGTTAACAGTTTGTTGAAAGTTTCAAATATGGCCAGAAATTAGTCCTGACTTTTTACCCCTtttcatttgtacatgtaaccaGTAGCAAGGCAATGTTTTCTGGTGACATTTTCTTGATGACAAAGGGTATCAGTAATGACAGACCTTTTTAGGAAGGGGTTCTTATTTAATTTGGTTACAATGGttacagctacatgtatattctctTGGTGACAAAAGGTAATTTAACATACCCGGTAGGTGACAAGCCTTTTCCTGTTTAGCAGGGGTCTTATTTCATTTGGTTACAAATGTTATAACGGTTACAGTTATATTCTCTTGATAACAAAAGGTAGCAGAGGTGAAAAGTCTTTTCCTTACTCAATTTAGCAGGGAGTCTTACTGCATTTGGTTACAATGGTTACAACTTTATTCTCTTGGTGACAAAAGGTAACATAGATGACAAGCCCTTTCCTGTTAAGCAGggggtcttattttatttaGTTACAATGgttaccctaaccctaaaccctATCCTAACCCTCACCCTAACCCCAGACCTAACCCTAACCGAAACCTACACTAATTTGTAACCAATGTTACCAGTAACCACTGTAACTTGTGATAAGTACATCAAAGTTTGTCAATCATTCATAAACAAGCACTTTAACCAATGTAACCAATGTCACTGGTTACAAATAGAAAGGGGTAAAAGTCAGGACTAAGCTCTGGCCATACATGTACGGTAAatagggattcgaacctggGGGCCCTGAATCTCAAGGCAGGTGCTTTTCCAACGAAGCTATCAGGCACCAGTGATCGAGCTGATCTGATTGTAACGTTTCTTACCCCTTCAATGATCTTTGccttaaaaaaattgacattctAAGACGTTTTCCCTGGCAGAAGTTAATTCTTACATCAATTCACAATAATTGCTGGTTATTGCAGCCACAGAAACTTACCCCTTTAATGATCTTTGCCCTGAAAAATCAACATTCTAGGATGTTTCCCCTGGCAGAAGTTAATACTTACATCAATTCACAATAATTGCTGGTTTTTGCAGCCACAGAAACAAGTCATAAATTTATTACAACttgattgcagttttttacGACATAATCAAAAGATGATCTATTTACAGGAAGTGTATGAAGTGAAGTTTTTATCAGACAAAGCAGTTGCAGGAAGCATTTGCAGACATGACACGGGTACAAAGTCCATCATGAATGGCTGTAATGTCTATGATGGCAGGAACCACATTTTTGCTGCAGGTTTGGACGATGAGTGCCACATTTACTCACTGAAATACAAGGTTACATCCCCAGATAAAAACgagaaaggtacatgtataaatgcaCTCTGTCAAGTGATTTgagtttcaaatcaaataattttttatttgtcttaATTTTCAGATCAATTAATACTGATACTGGTACATTATTCTGTAAATTTTGTTGCATGTTTTCTTTCTCCTACTGAGACTTTTTTGTATTAATCATTACAATGATGTATCATTATTTCTAATTCTAATAAATGTACTCTTTCTTGGttttaattagttttcatttttttgttcttaattCTTCTTTCAATAGGAAGTAATGATGTTAGACAGAGGAAATCAGGAAATGAGAATTCAGCCaataaagaagaagaagaaggaaCAAAGCAGATTCAGTTTGAcattgaagaaatcaaacaaattaaaacagaCTTTCACAAGGAATCAGGTTTTCAAAAAGCTGTGCAGTTTAGCAGAGATCATTCCATACTTGCGACGGGAGGATCAGATGGCTATCTCAGAGTGTGGAAGGTAACTAGTTCATGGATTTTTAGCACACCGAGATGAAGTTGGGTGGAGCTTACCGGTATGCTATACTTTCGGCATCTGGACATGGTTAATGTTTTTGAGCAGGTCCTCTATCTAAACTATTACTTGTGTTATTTTCACCagacttgcattgatggtgcaTCTGGGCATACTTATGAAGTTAACAGACTTGGTTGCTGAATCTGAGCTGTACAATATAATATTGACGCCTGACAGTGTACAATATCGTATTgtgttatatgatatgatatggtATCGTACCATGCAATAAAGTTAGATCATTATCAATGGTTTACAGATGTTATTTTGATGGTGGTATCATAGAGATGATGCCTCATTTTGATGAGTTCTGTAATCTTTGATTATCTACATTTACTATTTCTATGAAACATTGATACCAAAATTACTTTTCATAGGAACATATATTCACAATTTTTGAATTCATTTACTTGGATATGTATGTAactatgaaaatacatgtacagaataaattatatgaaacTTGGAATTGCAGAATGCTGTCATGTATTTAAAACACTTATGCTTTGTTTAGATGACATAGGGGATTATTTGATAACCTCTTGACATCATGAACTTTTTTTCTAGTATCCAAGCATGGAGAAGGTTTTTGAAGTTGCAGCACATAAGAGTGATGTAGATGATATTGATATCAGTCCTGATGGTCAAAAAGTAAGTTGAATGTTGTTTATTTGATACAGCATTGCATATTGGTATGTTTTGGGGATAAATTGAAATCACTATGTtcatccatctgtctgtctgtttgttcaTAACTCTTATAAGAAGAAACATCACTGCCTATGTCCTGATGATATGTAATGCAGCTTATCTAACTCTATTGACCAAGTACAAAATAACATCATTATAGCACTTATTCAAAAGAGTTCTTGGACAGTTCTaaatttctgataaaaaaaaatgttttacatattaTGATATGTGAGATGTGTTCATTTACCGGTATGTTGTAATGTTATCCCCCTTTTTCATTGCTGctccattgaaaaaaaaatggatatataCATAATACCAGTAACTGACATTGAAAGCAAAAAATCTTTGGATGAAATCTTCAGATTGTGACTGTGTCTAGAGACCATTGTGGATTTGTGTGGAAATCAAAAGACGGCAGCAAAATTAAAGACCTTAATGGACCTCAAGAATACAGATTCAGGGCATGCAGGTAATCAGAATAAACTTTTGAAAGAGTAAGGACCAGGTGTGATTGGAGTTTGgaataaaacagttagattttcAAGATATGtatcattttgtacatttaaaatgtattctGTATAAGTTTGTTTCAACTTTTCTGAATAATTCAAATCTGTTTGATTATTaatcatttattataatttatccTGTAAGATATTTGTGGACTTTGTAGATATGGATTAATAGAAGGAAAGAAGGACAAGTTTAACTTGTACACCATTAGTATTCCTGTGAAGAGATCTCAGAAGCCCCAGCCCTGCTACCTCACCCTGTGGGACAGTGAGTCATTTCGGTCCAAGGGCAACCAGGAGACAGGGACAGAGGTCTTGTCCAGCCTGGCCCTCAGGTACAGCCAGAACTATCCTAATATAGAACTGAAGCTAAAATTTGGGTTCAATGGAAgttaaggagagagagagagagagagagatttttttcatttcatttatgatCAAGAGGAGAGGATTTTGAAAGAAACAAAGGGGTAAAGGATAGAATTAAGTTTCagttaacaaatttaaaaaaaaaaagataacagaATTAATAACTTTTGTCTGCCACCAATCAACATGTAATGCTAAAGATATGATTGGTTTAGTTCACTGTTACAGCAGATAAATTTCATAGTAATCTCTGTCTTTTTATCAGTGAAGATGGTGTGTATGCAGCAGTGGGAACCATTTCAGGGAGTGTAGCAGTGTATATATCATTCAGTCTAAAGGTACGCTTTATATCTATTTATTGATCATGTGGCCAGGTAATAGACTGGTGTTCAGTACTAGCATGTTTTTTTTCACTCAAAAGTATCATTCCATCAATTTGGTACAATATCATTCAGGGGTAGAAATGTATCATTATCTTTTCTAAACTACAAAGAAGTATCTCCCTTAAACTCAATTCAAGTGGCCCATTGGGGATAAATCTAC
Coding sequences within it:
- the LOC128166746 gene encoding protein phosphatase 1 regulatory subunit 42-like isoform X11, which produces MVKLTLDLIARGTSGYTKKKRDESMQQYLKRLTHLYLEDRCIDEVGEDLSMCRNLTVLYLYDNQLLRIPTLHHNQHLTMLYLQNNDIHKIENLSPLTRLTKLYLGGNCITVIEGLDKLENLQELHIENQRMPPGEKLLFDPRTMRAISSSLQVLNIAGNNLDSIRDIECLRNLYQLHANDNLLTDMKELAHVIGGMFRLWRLDLMGNPLCHKAKYRDRVIVMAKNIDVLDGKEISETSRRFLHNWHDAREVQKKRREENLRKGSGEFGDGALLRELPPVKDHPRPPHKIPGYMMPDNNLHLKKVYPESNLMKFLQEPTATLQRTQSRHIPPQ
- the LOC128166746 gene encoding protein phosphatase 1 regulatory subunit 42-like isoform X2 — encoded protein: MVKLTLDLIARGTSGYTKKKRDESMQQYLKRLTHLYLEDRCIDEVGEDLSMCRNLTVLYLYDNQLLRIPTLHHNQHLTMLYLQNNDIHKIENLSPLTRLTKLYLGGNCITVIEGLDKLENLQELHIENQRMPPGEKLLFDPRTMRAISSSLQVLNIAGNNLDSIRDIECLRNLYQLHANDNLLTDMKELAHVIGGMFRLWRLDLMGNPLCHKAKYRDRVIVMAKNIDVLDGKEISETSRRFLHNWHDAREVQKKRREENLRKGSGEFGDGALLRELPPVKDHPRPPHKIPGYMMPAMSNKSLPRKQFDEILARTNSNLAEDPVQTHSASMKTRSGILRSKLPDIFGTSLSISLKRGSLSVDVGAVSSRADLQRVLPLSRSLTRLPQHLSGGGGNHFL